The Papaver somniferum cultivar HN1 chromosome 6, ASM357369v1, whole genome shotgun sequence genome segment CTTATAACAACACCCTTCTaactcatcttcttcatcacaccTTCATGTGATCATTCATGGCGGCAAACATCACCATTTTCATCCTCTTCTGTTTCCTCTTCTCAGTTCGTGGGGATCATCTTCAAAAACAATCACATCACAAACAGACCCACATTTCAAAACCGAATAACATTACAactacaacagcaacaacaatcacaacaacagATATAATCAGCCAAGTTTGTAATGCAACAAGGTTCCCGGATACGTGCAAAACAGCTTTAACCAAAGCAGGTAACCTCTCATCATCATCACCCGTTGATATAATCAAAACCTCATTTTCAATCTCCGCACATAAACTCAGAAAATCCAAAAAACTAGTCAAAACCATCTTAGATGCATCTTCCGGCAACCAGAACCGGTCTGTTGCCGCACAAAACTGTTTAAAGGTGCTTCAGTTCTCGGAATACCGCTTTTCATTAGCGGCCAATACACTGCCACGTGGAAAACTGAAAGATGCACGTGCATGGACGAGCGCTGCTCTTTTGTACCAGGTCGATTGCTGGTCGGCCCTCTCGAAAGTCAACGACAGTCCAATGGTCAACGATACGGTTAGCTTCATGAACTGGCTGACTGAGTTGACTAGTAATGTTCTTAGCATGTTAGTTGGTTATGACCGTTTTGGTAATGAAACCGGTTCATGGAAACCACCAATGACAGAGAGAAACGGAGTATGGGAAATGAATAGCGGTGGTGGTATCGGTGGCGTGAGTACTAAAAGAGGTTTTCCGGTGAATTTACCGGCAAACGCAACCgtatgtaaagaaaagaactcaGGGTGCTATACAAGCATACAGGACGCAGTTTTCGCGGCACCGGATTATGCCGAAGGAGTCGGAAGATTTGTGATCAAGATTAAAGAAGGAGTTTATAGTGAAACTGTTAGAATTCCATTGAAGAAGAGAAATGTAGTATTTCTAGGAGATGGTACGGGCAAAACTGTGATAACTGGTTCTTTGAATGTTGGCCAGCCGGGGGTCTCCACATATAACACCGCCACCGTCGGTAAGTCAGTTCTTTTTTTCCTCTTT includes the following:
- the LOC113288418 gene encoding probable pectinesterase/pectinesterase inhibitor 51 isoform X2, giving the protein MAANITIFILFCFLFSVRGDHLQKQSHHKQTHISKPNNITTTTATTITTTDIISQVCNATRFPDTCKTALTKAGNLSSSSPVDIIKTSFSISAHKLRKSKKLVKTILDASSGNQNRSVAAQNCLKVLQFSEYRFSLAANTLPRGKLKDARAWTSAALLYQVDCWSALSKVNDSPMVNDTVSFMNWLTELTSNVLSMLVGYDRFGNETGSWKPPMTERNGVWEMNSGGGIGGVSTKRGFPVNLPANATVCKEKNSGCYTSIQDAVFAAPDYAEGVGRFVIKIKEGVYSETVRIPLKKRNVVFLGDGTGKTVITGSLNVGQPGVSTYNTATVGVLGDGFMARDITFENTAGPDAHQAVAFRSDSDQSIIENCEFLGHQDTLYARALRQLYNSCRIEGTVDFIFGNSAAVFQNSVILIRPRQLSPEHGETNAVTAHGRTDPDRGRSTRELSSLTVTWNL
- the LOC113288418 gene encoding probable pectinesterase/pectinesterase inhibitor 51 isoform X1, coding for MAANITIFILFCFLFSVRGDHLQKQSHHKQTHISKPNNITTTTATTITTTDIISQVCNATRFPDTCKTALTKAGNLSSSSPVDIIKTSFSISAHKLRKSKKLVKTILDASSGNQNRSVAAQNCLKVLQFSEYRFSLAANTLPRGKLKDARAWTSAALLYQVDCWSALSKVNDSPMVNDTVSFMNWLTELTSNVLSMLVGYDRFGNETGSWKPPMTERNGVWEMNSGGGIGGVSTKRGFPVNLPANATVCKEKNSGCYTSIQDAVFAAPDYAEGVGRFVIKIKEGVYSETVRIPLKKRNVVFLGDGTGKTVITGSLNVGQPGVSTYNTATVGVLGDGFMARDITFENTAGPDAHQAVAFRSDSDQSIIENCEFLGHQDTLYARALRQLYNSCRIEGTVDFIFGNSAAVFQNSVILIRPRQLSPEHGETNAVTAHGRTDPGQSTGFVFQNCLINGTDEYMKLYYENPKVHRNYLGRPWKEYSRTVFIDCHLESLIAPEGWMPWDGDYALSTLYYGESDNSGPGANSSLRVPWSSQIPSEYVSTYSLGNFIQSGEWMSLSF